A portion of the Halanaerobiales bacterium genome contains these proteins:
- a CDS encoding carboxypeptidase-like regulatory domain-containing protein yields MKILFNLFFLFFLVQLSFGQDVSKLQILDKNTKAPVPYATIVKINENAGLYADDKGYFDVTFQHNDTLFISCIGYFSKIIPANDVKKQRTIYLTPKTYDINEIVIKPRDNNIQTKHWGYDKSKSDLTISNAPGATFVTYIP; encoded by the coding sequence ATGAAGATTTTATTTAATTTATTTTTCTTGTTTTTTCTGGTACAATTATCCTTTGGCCAGGACGTTTCAAAACTGCAAATTTTAGACAAAAATACAAAAGCACCTGTCCCTTATGCTACTATTGTTAAAATAAATGAGAATGCAGGTTTGTATGCAGATGATAAAGGGTATTTTGATGTTACATTTCAACATAATGATACGTTATTCATTTCATGTATTGGTTATTTTTCAAAAATTATTCCTGCAAATGATGTCAAAAAACAGCGTACGATTTATTTAACCCCAAAAACTTATGATATCAATGAAATTGTAATAAAACCGAGAGATAATAATATCCAGACAAAGCATTGGGGATATGATAAAAGCAAGTCTGACTTAACCATATCTAATGCCCCCGGAGCAACTTTTGTAACCTACATCCCAT